A part of Plasmodium sp. gorilla clade G2 genome assembly, chromosome: 8 genomic DNA contains:
- a CDS encoding sporozoite invasion-associated protein 2, protein MNMYFIYYYFLILFFIMSWHLCLSSDKLKKTNVIVHNNIRTNTLKNNNNDNNTNDIFGLSPSQVPNLIDDEGENQIIEAVKNFSDLTRSTNIHPSSTMNFDDIITEISKLKKKKLKKEMKNKLEQKTKHNNNNNNIHYNNESEIDTFTQNIKTNSNELKNEDSSISLSTNNNTVDELLIYNSDSEDDIDIHLGELQLYSSSDEDTSDYEYVNDDYYKDLIFSKDTEEPYSILEDSENISLSSIKKYLYSPIGSYKKKNINVFENFKMTRSYDEFLKIFNLNDSSSYEEYELLPGEPFKLNCYYYRDAKYENVKKYIFKEIYDNIQNLSKENKILVSEKEELFHYFIKNLLRNNFICLSYEEEENLFSESKLLLEAMIYKRIQ, encoded by the coding sequence atgaatatgtattttatctATTACTATTtcttgattttattttttataatgtcTTGGCATTTATGCTTATCTTCCGATAAGCTAAAAAAAACTAATGTTATTGTTCATAATAACATAAGAAcaaatacattaaaaaataataataatgataataatacgaATGATATATTTGGTTTAAGCCCCTCGCAAGTACCAAATTTAATAGATGATGAAGGAGAAAATCAAATAATTGAAGCAGTTAAAAATTTTTCAGATTTGACAAGATCAACTAACATACACCCTTCTTCTACTATGAACTTTGATGATATAATTACAGAAATctcaaaattaaaaaaaaaaaaattaaaaaaagaaatgaaaaataaattagagcaaaaaacaaaacataacaataataataataatattcattataataatgaaagtGAAATAGATACATTCacacaaaatattaaaacaaattCAAATGAactaaaaaatgaagattcATCAATTAGTCTTagtactaataataatacggTAGATGAATTATTGATATACAATAGTGACTCAGAAGATGATATAGATATTCATCTTGGTGAGCTTCAATTATATTCTAGCAGTGATGAAGACACAAGTGATTATGAATATGTTAATGATGATTATTACAAGGatcttattttttcaaaagaTACAGAAGAACCATATAGTATTTTAGAAGATAgtgaaaatatatcattatcatcaattaaaaaatatctaTATAGTCCTATCggatcatataaaaaaaaaaatattaatgtttttgaaaattttaaaatgacAAGAAGTTATGATGAATTTCTTAAAATCtttaatttaaatgattCATCATCTTATGAagaatatgaattattacCAGGAGAACCTTTTAAGCTTAATTGTTACTATTATAGAGAtgcaaaatatgaaaatgttaaaaaatatatatttaaagaaatttatgataatattcaaaatctaagcaaagaaaataaaatacttgTGTCAGAAAAAGAGGAACtctttcattattttatcaaaaatttattgaggaataattttatatgctTATCTTATGAAGAAGAAGAGAACTTATTCAGTGAATCTAAACTCTTACTAGAAGCTATGATATACAAAAgaatacaataa
- a CDS encoding tryptophan/threonine-rich antigen, which yields MNLEQFKNINKDLATNLFSQLSFLKNENKFLSHGKSLIKFLIGIAIFLVVLIFIKSSHPALKDKKKKIIEFFENFILKKNNKDKITALIQSKELADAESTDSSDAEEDDNIDNKKVKRKKRHITNISDEKDHDVKEKNIKKKNNGFEETDECDNESNLLSSDDENVAELDDWKKNEWIKWMDQTEEEWQLLKLWFEGEKNKWLEGKNKEYDIWLKHMDSKWTNYSKDIDEEYGSNVFKDSHKWNEKQWEKWMKTEGKEFMLQDFKRWLEESEGYLKSWLVKQWIQWKNMKILEWLMNEWRREEDEKWSLLEDTDQIRILNHKDRKEWFKWKERVTREKLEWKHWVELKENMNIYNKWKKWIKWKKNRLANFNEWSQNFIDKWIRDKQWNVWINERKTYTSQRKSLEQQFGDNIDSMNKLRKKKILKYFPLFNYKSDLEPIMEVDESEYDNIDENQEQKGETTLSVNVEKTEGLNVEKKEGLNVEKTEGLNVEKTEGFNVEKTEGFNAEKTEGFNAEKTEGFNAEKTEGFNAEKTLDLNAAKTSDSNADKTGDVNIFKTTNYNAGKTTDQKVRHSLDQEVRQMIDQKVAQIINQDIESTTELKAEKKGGKAKAKTKVRTVDDDGNEINVQV from the exons atgaatttagagcagtttaaaaatataaacaaagaTCTGGCTACAAATCTTTTTTCTCAactatcatttttaaaaaatgagaataaGTTTTTGAGCCACGGAAAATCACTTATCAAATTTCTTATTGGAATTGCCATATTTTTAGTTGTtctcatatttataaaatcgTCTCATCCG GCTCTTAAagataagaagaaaaagatcatagaattttttgaaaactttattttaaaaaaaaacaataaagaCAAAATAACTGCATTGATCCAATCCAAAGAATTGGCTGATGCTGAATCAACAGATTCGAGCGATGCAGAagaagatgataatattgataataaaaaagtaaaaagaaaaaaaagacatattacaaatatttcTGATGAGAAAGATCATGatgtaaaagaaaaaaatattaaaaaaaaaaataacggATTTGAAGAAACTGATGAATGTGATAATGAAAGTAACCTATTATCTtctgatgatgaaaatgtaGCAGAATTAGATGAttggaaaaaaaatgagTGGATTAAATGGATGGATCAAACAGAAGAAGAATGGCAACTTCTAAAATTATGGTTTgaaggagaaaaaaataaatggcTTGAAGGGAAAAATAAGGAATATGATATATGGTTAAAACATATGGATAGTAAATGGACAAATTATAGTAAAGATATAGATGAAGAATATGGTTCAAATGTATTTAAAGATTCTCATAAATGGAATGAAAAACAATGGGAAAAATGGATGAAAACAGAAGGAAAAGAATTCATGTTACAAGATTTTAAAAGATGGTTAGAAGAAAGTGAAGGATATTTAAAATCATGGCTTGTTAAACAATGGATACAatggaaaaatatgaaaattctTGAATGGTTAATGAATGAATGGAGAAGagaagaagatgaaaaatGGTCACTCTTAGAAGATACGGATCAAATTAGAATATTAAATCATAAAGATAGAAAAGAATGGTTTAAATGGAAAGAAAGGGTTACTAGAGAAAAACTAGAATGGAAACATTGGGTCGAATtgaaagaaaatatgaatatatataataagtggAAAAAATGGATCAAATGGAAGAAAAATAGATTAGCTAATTTTAATGAATGGTCCCAAAATTTTATAGACAAATGGATAAGAGATAAACAATGGAACGTTTGGATTAATGAAAGAAAAACATATACTTCTCAAAGAAAAAGTTTAGAACAACAATTTGGGGATAATATAGATAGTATGAacaaattaagaaaaaaaaaaatattgaaatatttcccactatttaattataaaagtgATTTGGAACCAATCATGGAAGTAGATGAAAGCGAATATGACAATATTGATGAAAACCAAGAACAAAAAGGAGAAACAACATTAAGTGTTAATGTGGAAAAAACGGAAGGTTTGAATGTAGAAAAGAAGGAAGGTTTGAATGTAGAAAAGACGGAAGGTTTGAATGTAGAAAAGACGGAAGGTTTTAATGTAGAAAAGACGGAAGGTTTTAATGCAGAAAAAACGGAAGGTTTTAATGCAGAAAAGACGGAAGGTTTTAATGCAGAAAAGACGGAAGGTTTTAATGCAGAAAAAACATTAGATCTGAATGCAGCCAAAACATCAGATTCAAATGCAGACAAAACGGGagatgttaatatatttaaaacaacAAACTATAATGCAGGAAAAACAACAGATCAAAAAGTAAGACATTCGTTAGATCAAGAAGTAAGACAAATGATAGACCAAAAAGTAGCACAAATAATCAACCAGGATATAGAATCAACAACAGAACTAAAAGCAGAAAAAAAAGGAGGAAAAGCAAAAGCAAAGACAAAAGTAAGAACGGTTGATGATGACGGAAATGAAATCAATGTTCAAgtttaa
- a CDS encoding surface-associated interspersed protein 8.1 (SURFIN 8.1) translates to MAIIRSIPHYKEGVSPSVYRLLFSLFSDRVDVYVNSKIEELNTSNKSTRLCRHLNYDIDEIKDIFRSNNILGIPKTARMGLWENSMEKKLNEMMENKSNKKCKRIYPYFEREQRTRRKVLEDFCEDRDKKEQELKSGKFDRQKCLEFNRWIKDNEDKIFKLFQNNVTERDKQKKAYFISNKCTFSDPSTLFAEMDCSDKIDNVVPNIVLDGKPVNHSEEDNYKKKRNPEDGKDEEEEGEEVTINIHRIHGKEFPSVNGTAAIESMEGSEPIFNFQNYEFSSPFLNSSSIANLFKFKNGSHVDLVDTLSGGNRNIFSITIPQTPYTPVNITPKITTKKIPPYIYVSLSILFIIISFIWFFLNRKKHLDVVIKEKEKVKAENIVPSATYVRLDDVEGLSEEIKEKQKEKLKKKIHVKKKVEIIEDPYKIKLLEKKKWLWKTIIEIHMLILEEQTKAEWEFNKGDFLNICIDEFSRQEKKSDINVITSDSLFGEEKDVETIYMMNKQSDMWYRWVERHEHMLEKWKEEEWFLRLKESWRDEEEEYMKRAYKELLISLRGDKYHMSQRQKIIWRKWIAKHPFRVREFVIDKWFNKLFEELEKEGIISDEAIRKFLSLHEEQYDEEQIEEFIKYKKKVLVVILWIKIYMSILEEYIKEEDIESEKLFIDTSFEELKKKKEIEEEVIEDLKKDIYGIDKMKELERYKGEDWFKQMQQDWIRREYKFISSYNLGSDDEEEFYEFVKKPTMEIQKDLLKEQWRNIELKWIDEDNDTDWLEDDLLKRRKYIKPDDKMKHRIIKEDDIYSEELKIYDEIEKKGIYLSNKKVLKWKTIIEIHLEVLYDCKMEEWEKNKEDFLDICIEELVKKQNEDKKNKEDYDYITNESDIYDIVENTKSFWNIWTNRHNYMLEKWNKENWFFQLKNDWEKEQNEYMRKSYKELLISLKGDKYNMSQRQKIIWRKWVAKHPYKINEEIINKWLNHLLDEIDKNGIIGDEAIKKFLSLEKDISDEELNKYRKKKLEVILWIKIYMSVLEEEKNEELEKNKESFLNTCIDELKKEEYSEENERMITIVDEMKKGFLICDKGENYKKWKNEEWYNNLKKEWIKEEDKYINSLDLMEKDEIYEDGLLNNPIIEVEKGVLLKHWKDMYIKWIDEDNERDWLRIAIDKDNTNTDEMNEDINRMIELNKLDNYSNKLHDNKSIKWKTIIEIHMQVLNDCKNEEWEMNKGDFLEICLQEFGNMENKEYSNIINNMLMIGELEYKHLNMDVIERQNNLWNRWIERHRYMLEKWKKEKWFIILKENWKNEENKYMRKAYLELLISLREDVKNPMLQRQKIIWRKWIAKNLYHIESNVIKKWFDKLLEEIERKEVIELDECKNLMQMEENEEYLEVLKEHRKKKLICIIWIKIYMMIIEEHKKEEYLESKEIFLDTCVDELKRNENLEGNELCVDDMKKSILLNDQKQEIEKLKMKKWYKDLKKEWIIEEDRYFRSIINEEDDEEYKDIIRKPLRVVEKKISKKHWDDIQLKWIDEDNERDWLKIASNENEQIKYLHINENVRKKKYVPFYIDDYGKKGRSNKYKIYKRRRKKCQNKLKENNAMNKDMNILEKRTEFLKICFDLLKKRTFNYINIFEKNNKFYDEANEIMKQLEEKIFERLKILWYNREEINKMSSKKWENEEWFIILKNDWNEEKSCYLNEIQYEYNINNLIKEEKKYFYLKKEKIIWKEWLLKNFKNIEECDNEEWFNNLMETYKIDELCSIDMSQEIYNFGLENTLKKNVLKNIIWIDIFMQVLNVCEEEELEHKQKNMLESKMENHDKLFYEKKEDYIHKKEMGNYINDIQTNEGNQMDIPKWFDEYQSDEMSGKQNSIQKDEKSFIKQLEEGDGESDIRSDALQESYKIYNNKLIEQKINILRESYIRNQNDT, encoded by the exons ATGGCTATAATTAGATCAATACCCCATTATAAGGAGGGAGTAAGCCCTTCTGTGTATAGGctacttttttctttatttagtGACAGAGTGGATGTTTATGTTAATTCTAAAATTGAAGAGTTAAACACATCTAACAAATCCACTAGATTGTGTAGACATTTAAATTATGACATAGATGAAATAAAGGACATTTTTAggtcaaataatatattaggtATTCCAAAAACTGCTCGAATGGGTTTATGGGAAAACAgtatggaaaaaaaattaaatgagaTGATGGAAAACAAatctaataaaaaatgtaaaagaaTTTATCCTTATTTTGAAAGGGAACAAAGGACAAGGAGAAAGGTTCTAGAGGATTTTTGTGAGGATAGagataaaaaagaacaagAATTAAAAAGTGGGAAATTTGATAGACAAAAATGCTTAGAATTTAATAGATGGATAAAAGATAATGAggataaaatttttaaattatttcaaaataatGTAACAGAAAGGGATAAACAAAAGAAAGCTTATTTTATATCTAATAAATGTACGTTCAGTGATCCAAGTACATTATTTGCAGAAATGGACTGTTCTGATAAAATTGATAATGTTGTTCCTAATATTGTCCTTGACGGGAAACCCGTAAATCATTCGGAAgaagataattataaaaagaaaagaaatccAGAAGATGGAAAAGACGAAGAAGAGGAAGGAGAGGAAGTCACTATAAATATCCATCGTATTCATGGAAAAGAATTCCCTTCTGTCAATGGTACAGCTGCCATAGAATCAATGGAAGGTTCGGAAcctatttttaattttcaaaATTATGAATTTTCTTCTCCCTTTTTAAATTCTA GTAGCATAGCTAATTTATTCAAATTTAAGAATGGATCACATGTTGATCTTGTGGATACATTGTCAGGAGGAAATCGTAATATTTTCAGTATTACAATTCCTCAAACTCCTTATACTCCTGTGAATATCACCCCCAAGATAACTACTAAAAAAATTCCACCTTACATATATGTTTCTTTAagtatattattcattattatttcctttaTATGGTTTTTTCTAAATAGA AAGAAACATTTGGATGTGgtgataaaagaaaaagaaaaagtaaaAGCGGAAAATATTGTTCCTTCGGCAACATATGTTAGATTAGACGACGTAGAAGGTTTAAGTGAGGAAATTAAGGAAAagcaaaaagaaaaattaaaaaaaaaaatacacgttaaaaaaaaagttgaaATTATAGAGGAtccttataaaattaaattattagaaaaaaagaaatggtTATGGAAAACTATTATAGAAATACATATGTTAATTTTAGAAGAACAAACAAAAGCAGAATGGGAATTTAATAAAGgagattttttaaatatatgtattgatGAATTTTCAAGACAGGAAAAAAAATCagatataaatgtaataacAAGTGATTCATTATTTGGTGAAGAAAAAGATGTAGaaactatatatatgatgaataaGCAAAGCGATATGTGGTATAGATGGGTTGAACGGCATGAACATATGTTAGAAAAATGGAAAGAAGAAGAATGGTTTTTAAGATTAAAAGAGAGTTGGagagatgaagaagaagagtATATGAAAAGAGcatataaagaattattaattaGTTTAAGAGGTGATAAATATCATATGTCTCAAAGGCAAAAAATTATTTGGAGAAAATGGATTGCAAAACATCCATTTAGGGTTAGAGAATTTGTTATAGATAAATggtttaataaattatttgaagAGCTTGAAAAGGAAGGTATCATATCTGATGAAGCCATAAgaaaatttttatctttacatGAAGAACAATATGATGAAGAACAAATCGAAgaattcataaaatataaaaagaaagtgTTGGTGGTTATATTatggataaaaatatatatgtcaatattggaggaatatataaaggaAGAAGATATAGAGAGTGAAAAGTTATTTATAGATACATCAtttgaagaattaaaaaagaaaaaagaaatagaagAAGAAGTGATAGAAGATttgaaaaaagatatatatggtATAGATAAAATGAAAGAACTTGAAAGGTATAAGGGAGAAGATTGGTTTAAGCAAATGCAACAAGATTGGATTAGAAgagaatataaatttatttcgTCATATAATTTGGGAAGTGACGATGAAGAGGAGTTTTAtgaatttgttaaaaaacCAACAATGGAAATACAGAaagatttattaaaagaacaaTGGAGAAATATAGAATTAAAATGGATTGATGAAGATAATGATACAGATTGGTTGGAAGATGATTTGTTAAAAAgaaggaaatatataaaacctGATGATAAAATGAAGCATAGAATAATTAAAGAGGATGATATATATAGcgaagaattaaaaatttatgatgaaatagaaaaaaaaggtatttatttatcaaataaaaagGTATTGAAATGGAAAACCATCATTGAAATACATTTGGAGGTATTATACGATTGTAAAATGGAAGAGtgggaaaaaaataaagaggaCTTTTTAGATATATGTATAGAAGAATTggtaaaaaaacaaaatgaagataaaaaaaataaagaagattatgattatataacaaatgaaAGTGATATTTACGATATAGTGGAGAATACCAAATCGTTTTGGAATATATGGACAAATAGACACAATTATATGTTAGAAAAAtggaataaagaaaattggttttttcaattaaaaaatgattgggagaaagaacaaaatgaatatatgagAAAATCATAcaaagaattattaataagTCTAAAGGGtgacaaatataatatgtcgcagagacaaaaaataatttggAGGAAATGGGTTGCAAAACATCCttacaaaataaatgaagaaattataaataaatggtTAAATCATTTATTGGATGAGATAGATAAAAATGGTATTATTGGTGATGAagctataaaaaaatttttatctttagaaaaagatatatcGGATGAGGagttaaataaatataggaAGAAAAAGTTAGAAGTAATTTTgtggataaaaatatatatgtctgTTTTGGAAGAAGAGAAGAATGAAGAATTAGAGAAAAACAAGGAGTCCTTTTTAAATACATGTATAGATGAGTTAAAAAAGGAAGAATATtctgaagaaaatgaaagaaTGATAACAATAGTtgatgaaatgaaaaaaggaTTTCTTATATGTGATAAAGGAGAAAATTACAAAAAGTGGAAGAATGAAGAATGGTATAATAATTTGAAGAAAGAATggataaaagaagaagacaaatatataaattctttGGATTTAATGGAAAAGGATGAAATATATGAGGATGGTTTGTTGAATAATCCCATTATAGAAGTAGAAAAAGGtgtattattaaaacattggaaagatatgtatataaaatggaTTGATGAAGATAATGAGAGGGATTGGTTACGTATCGCAATAGATAAAGATAATACAAACACAGACGAAATGAATGAAGACATAAATAGAATGATAGAATTGAATAAATTGGataattattcaaataaattacatgataataaaagtatCAAATGGAAAACTATCATCGAAATACATATGCAAGTTTTGAACGACTGCAAAAATGAAGAGTGGGAAATGAATAAAGGGGACTTTTTAGAAATATGCTTGCAAGAATTTggaaatatggaaaataagGAATATtccaatataataaataacatGTTAATGATAGGAGAACTAgaatataaacatttaaatATGGATGTAATAGAGAGACAAAACAATTTGTGGAATAGATGGATAGAAAGACATAGATATATGTTggaaaaatggaaaaaagaaaaatggtttattatattgaaaGAGAATTGGAAGAATGAagagaataaatatatgagaAAAGCTTATTTAGAATTGTTGATTAGTTTAAGAGAGGATGTTAAAAATCCAATGTTACAAAggcaaaaaattatatggagAAAGTGGATtgcaaaaaatttatatcatatagaatcaaatgttataaaaaaatggttTGATAAATTATTAGAAGAAATTGAAAGAAAAGAAGTTATTGAATTAGATGAATGTAAAAATTTAATGCAGAtggaagaaaatgaagaatattTGGAAGTATTAAAAGAAcataggaaaaaaaaattaatatgtatcatatggataaaaatatatatgatgataattgaGGAACACAAAAAGGAGGAATATTTAGAAagtaaagaaatatttttggATACTTGTGTGGATGAATtgaaaagaaatgaaaatttaGAGGGTAATGAATTATGTGTGGatgatatgaaaaaaagTATCCTATTAAATGATCAAAAAcaagaaatagaaaaattaaaaatgaaaaaatggtATAAAGATTTGAAGAAAGAATGGATAATTGAAGAGGATAGATATTTCAGATcaataataaatgaagaagatgatgaagaatataaagatataataagaaaGCCATTAAGAGttgttgaaaaaaaaatatcaaaaaagcATTGGGATGATATTCAATTAAAATGGATAGATGAAGATAACGAAAGAGATTGGTTAAAAATTGCAAGTAATGAAAATGAACAgattaaatatttacatataaatgagaatgttaggaaaaaaaaatatgtacctttttatatagatgattatggaaaaaaaggaagatcaaataaatataaaatatataaaagaagaagaaaaaaatgtcaaaataaattaaaagaaaataatgctATGAATAaagatatgaatattttgGAAAAAAGAAcggaatttttaaaaatttgttttgatttgttaaaaaaaagaacttttaattatataaatatatttgagaaaaataacaaattttATGATGAAGCAAATGAAATAATGAAGCAATTGGAAGAAAAGATATTTGAAAGgctaaaaatattatggtATAATagagaagaaataaataaaatgtcaAGCAAAAAATGGGAAAATGAAGAAtggtttattattttgaaaaatgaTTGGAATGAAGAAAAATCGTGTTATTTGAATGAAATACAATacgaatataatattaataatttaataaaagaagaaaaaaaatatttttacttgAAGAAAGAAAAGATAATATGGAAAGAAtggttattaaaaaattttaaaaatattgaagaatGTGATAATGAAGAGTggtttaataatttaatggaaacatataaaatagatGAATTATGTTCAATTGATATGAGTcaggaaatatataattttggaTTGGAGAATactctaaaaaaaaatgtgttaaaaaatataatatggattgatatatttatgcAAGTTTTAAATGTATGTGAAGAGGAAGAATTGGAACATAAACAAAAGAATATGTTAGAGTCAAAAATGGAAAATcatgataa